From one Luteolibacter sp. SL250 genomic stretch:
- a CDS encoding FAD-dependent oxidoreductase translates to MMNRRSAIALALGTGMGAIQGCRRDGKLSATQEDPKMAPPKKEREGQNLVPVEVDASLEIRTIAGLRPFRSPGFVVKREERNGKTLVHNYGHGGGGMTLSWGSSELAARLAEDVSGKECAVVGGGVMGLSTARLLQLRGAKVTIYSKTLPPHTTSNVAGAQWWPFSVFDDNRRTPEFGVQYVEAANISYRYFQGLVGPKWGVRWLPNYYLSDDPPVNGWIAGPGGVLHDLQVGFHDFGPGEHVFPAAYARRFHTMMIEPATYLAELLGEIQEAGGRIVVRDFAAAEEVLGLPEGIIFNCTGLGAGALFGDAELVPIKGQLSFLIPQPAVDYNLLTSWTYMFPRSDGIVLGGTYEKGKWDTVPDDGMRKRIIESQRRLFEGMRKIQAEG, encoded by the coding sequence ATGATGAACCGCCGTTCCGCCATCGCACTCGCCCTTGGAACCGGAATGGGAGCCATCCAGGGCTGCCGCCGCGACGGCAAGCTTTCCGCAACCCAGGAAGATCCGAAAATGGCTCCACCCAAAAAAGAAAGAGAAGGACAGAACCTGGTGCCGGTGGAGGTGGACGCCTCGCTGGAGATCCGGACCATCGCGGGACTGCGGCCGTTCCGTTCGCCGGGGTTCGTGGTGAAGCGGGAGGAAAGGAACGGGAAGACGCTGGTCCACAACTACGGCCATGGCGGAGGAGGGATGACGCTTTCCTGGGGGTCGTCGGAACTGGCGGCCCGCCTCGCCGAGGATGTTTCCGGGAAAGAATGCGCGGTGGTGGGGGGAGGAGTCATGGGGCTGAGCACCGCCCGCCTGCTGCAACTGCGCGGCGCGAAGGTCACCATCTACTCGAAGACCCTGCCGCCCCACACCACCTCCAATGTGGCGGGTGCGCAGTGGTGGCCGTTTTCCGTTTTCGATGACAACCGGCGGACGCCGGAGTTCGGGGTGCAGTATGTGGAGGCGGCGAACATTTCGTACCGCTACTTCCAGGGACTGGTGGGGCCGAAGTGGGGGGTGCGCTGGCTGCCGAACTACTACCTGAGTGATGATCCGCCGGTGAACGGATGGATCGCCGGTCCCGGCGGGGTGCTGCATGACCTGCAGGTGGGTTTCCATGATTTCGGGCCGGGCGAGCATGTGTTCCCCGCCGCCTACGCACGGCGGTTCCACACGATGATGATCGAGCCGGCCACCTATCTGGCGGAGTTGCTGGGAGAGATCCAGGAAGCGGGTGGCCGGATCGTTGTCCGGGACTTCGCCGCAGCGGAGGAAGTGCTGGGGCTGCCGGAGGGCATCATCTTCAACTGCACGGGACTGGGTGCGGGGGCGCTGTTCGGGGATGCGGAGCTGGTTCCCATCAAGGGCCAGCTCAGTTTCCTGATCCCCCAGCCGGCGGTGGACTACAACCTGCTGACGAGCTGGACCTACATGTTCCCCCGTTCGGACGGGATCGTGCTGGGGGGCACGTATGAGAAGGGTAAATGGGATACCGTGCCGGATGACGGCATGAGGAAGCGGATCATCGAAAGCCAACGGCGGCTTTTCGAGGGCATGAGGAAGATCCAGGCGGAGGGGTGA
- a CDS encoding beta-galactosidase, translating into MRFAIVCLAATLTAAWADTPLSVAPDQFRKKGSATIAVEPDGSGAVKLRIDDPGWNSGLRVMPPAGQTHWDFSKGKVLAADVRNLSRDKQLRLTMHISSGSRDTKDESMVRSGVAVNPGETRTLNLFIPHAEIYHAPPGVPGQKTVVSTEINWIDFYMEWPFEAKADGLVDCTISNLRLTGEPDRAAHVDPGKYFPFIDIYGQNIHGGWKEKIHSDGDLKKNLATEAAELAASKRPAEWNKFGGWADGPQLQATGHFRTEKHEGKWWLVDPEGRLFFSQGIDVLRHQTDATKSTGHEKWFGFEVKDTELPFNHWNLEKKYGKPDYLPDFHATLERRLEHWGMNTIGAWGGYELMALGKTPYTVQLADHNPQLPRIAGSDLKFYDVFDPRYVEAMKNLFTRRAARNPLIAKSATDPMCIGYFIDNELNYGNRGRQILGDHVMRSPATQASKKEFAGDLEKKYGDIAKLNEAWETKYGDWDALLTGTDVPQSKGFRLDSNDFFRKTVDQYFRLCRDAVKTSAPDKLYLGSRFISTDAVRRVLFEASRQYCDVLTVNVYAHGTANLGADGFPDMPVLIGEFHLGVLDRGMFSPGSVPTGVTQDERAMAYTRFLQGALTHPNIVGTHWFQFRDQPLTGRWDGEGYQVGFVDVADTPYRELIRATREVGETMYGYRQRGKLK; encoded by the coding sequence ATGAGATTCGCGATCGTTTGCCTCGCCGCCACGCTGACCGCAGCGTGGGCGGATACACCCCTTTCCGTCGCCCCGGACCAGTTCAGGAAAAAAGGCTCCGCCACCATCGCCGTGGAGCCGGACGGCAGCGGCGCTGTCAAACTCCGCATCGACGATCCCGGCTGGAACTCCGGCCTGCGGGTGATGCCGCCCGCCGGGCAGACCCACTGGGATTTCTCAAAAGGCAAGGTGCTGGCCGCCGACGTGAGGAACCTTTCCAGAGACAAGCAGCTCCGGCTGACCATGCACATCTCCAGCGGTTCCCGGGACACGAAGGACGAGTCGATGGTGCGTTCCGGCGTGGCGGTGAACCCGGGCGAAACCCGCACGCTCAACCTGTTCATCCCGCATGCGGAGATCTATCACGCGCCTCCCGGCGTCCCGGGCCAGAAGACCGTCGTCTCCACGGAGATCAACTGGATCGACTTCTACATGGAGTGGCCCTTCGAGGCGAAGGCCGACGGACTGGTGGACTGCACCATTTCCAACCTCCGCCTCACCGGGGAACCGGACCGCGCCGCCCATGTGGACCCGGGCAAGTATTTCCCATTCATCGACATCTACGGCCAGAACATCCATGGCGGGTGGAAGGAAAAGATCCACTCCGACGGGGATCTGAAAAAGAACCTCGCCACGGAGGCGGCGGAGCTGGCCGCATCAAAGCGGCCTGCGGAGTGGAACAAATTCGGCGGCTGGGCGGACGGTCCGCAACTCCAGGCGACCGGACATTTCCGCACGGAGAAGCATGAGGGCAAGTGGTGGCTGGTGGACCCGGAGGGCCGCCTGTTCTTCTCCCAGGGCATCGACGTGCTGCGCCACCAGACGGACGCCACGAAATCCACCGGCCATGAAAAGTGGTTCGGCTTCGAGGTGAAGGACACGGAGCTGCCTTTCAACCACTGGAACCTGGAGAAGAAATACGGCAAACCGGACTACCTCCCCGACTTCCACGCCACCCTGGAACGGCGGCTCGAACACTGGGGCATGAACACCATCGGCGCCTGGGGTGGCTACGAGTTGATGGCCCTGGGCAAGACGCCCTACACCGTCCAGCTCGCGGACCACAACCCGCAGTTGCCACGCATCGCCGGCAGCGACCTGAAGTTCTACGACGTCTTCGACCCGCGCTATGTGGAGGCGATGAAGAACCTCTTCACCCGCCGCGCCGCCCGCAACCCGCTCATCGCGAAGTCCGCCACCGATCCCATGTGCATCGGCTACTTCATCGACAACGAGCTGAACTACGGCAACCGCGGCCGTCAGATCCTGGGTGACCATGTGATGCGCAGCCCCGCGACGCAGGCGTCGAAAAAGGAATTCGCCGGTGACCTGGAGAAGAAATACGGCGACATCGCGAAGCTGAACGAAGCGTGGGAAACCAAATACGGCGACTGGGATGCCCTGCTCACCGGGACGGATGTGCCGCAGTCGAAGGGCTTCCGCCTGGACTCGAACGACTTCTTCCGCAAGACGGTGGACCAGTATTTCCGGCTGTGCCGGGACGCGGTGAAAACCTCCGCGCCGGACAAACTCTACCTCGGCAGCCGCTTCATCTCCACCGACGCCGTGCGCCGTGTCCTGTTCGAAGCCAGCAGGCAATACTGCGATGTGCTGACGGTGAACGTCTATGCCCACGGCACCGCGAACCTGGGCGCGGACGGCTTTCCGGACATGCCCGTGCTCATCGGGGAGTTCCACCTCGGCGTGCTGGACCGCGGCATGTTCTCACCCGGCTCCGTCCCCACCGGCGTGACCCAGGACGAACGCGCCATGGCCTACACCCGCTTCCTGCAGGGCGCGCTCACGCATCCCAACATCGTCGGCACCCATTGGTTCCAGTTCCGCGACCAGCCCCTCACCGGCCGCTGGGATGGCGAAGGCTATCAGGTCGGCTTCGTCGATGTCGCGGACACGCCCTACCGGGAACTCATCCGCGCGACCCGTGAGGTGGGCGAGACCATGTACGGCTACCGGCAGCGCGGAAAGCTGAAGTAA
- a CDS encoding DUF4826 family protein, producing MTMPEDIEEENWLAEERRKVEEYLDLEGCRHGGIAEWPTVHVYPDFALWAVQSTRHAGRTGWWVISGDVPTDYMTTEDGEHPRDALRHFSGQWSNVADHMRRGKEHPVYKFGSPADWPELAPQLQTRADALADCADDDEVWEEED from the coding sequence ATGACCATGCCCGAAGACATCGAGGAAGAAAACTGGCTGGCTGAGGAACGCCGCAAGGTGGAGGAATACCTCGACCTCGAGGGCTGCCGCCACGGCGGCATCGCGGAGTGGCCCACGGTGCATGTCTATCCGGACTTCGCCCTGTGGGCGGTCCAGTCCACCCGCCATGCCGGACGCACCGGCTGGTGGGTCATCTCCGGGGACGTGCCCACGGACTACATGACCACCGAGGATGGCGAACACCCGCGCGACGCGCTCCGCCATTTCTCCGGCCAGTGGAGCAACGTGGCGGACCACATGCGCCGCGGAAAGGAACACCCGGTCTATAAATTCGGCTCTCCCGCCGATTGGCCGGAACTCGCCCCTCAGCTCCAAACCCGCGCCGATGCCCTGGCCGACTGCGCGGACGACGACGAGGTGTGGGAAGAGGAGGACTGA
- the purH gene encoding bifunctional phosphoribosylaminoimidazolecarboxamide formyltransferase/IMP cyclohydrolase, protein MPITRALLSVSDKTGLADFARELRDLGVELLSTGGTAKALRDAGLPVIDVSEFTGAPELFDGRVKTLHPKVHGGLLHRRDDKTHLAQAKEHDIPPIDLVVVNLYPFEETVAKPDVTLEEAIENIDIGGPSMLRSAAKNHSHVTVVVDPSDYAKVIEEMKENNKETTKGFREQLAVKVFLRTSQYDAAINNFLGQSRQGTRANFSLNLPLEQELRYGDNPHQKCSLYGNFRQFFTQVQGKELSYTNVLDIEAAADLILDFVRPTVGILKHTNPCGVGQDDESLKVAWQKAFETDRQAPFGGVIVVNRPLTLELARVISEIFTDVIIAPEFEADARALLQKKKNLRLMKMNDGYLAEKKGSVIRSCPGGLMVMDRDHTALGLDNLESKVVTKRPPTEEEMRAMRFGWRIVKHVKSNAIVYTKSDRTLGIGAGQMSRVDSSRIAVWKAREAGLDLKGSIVASDAMFPFADGLQSAIDAGATACIQPGGSIRDEEVIAAADAAGMAMIFTGHRHFRH, encoded by the coding sequence ATGCCAATCACACGCGCCCTCCTTTCTGTTTCCGACAAGACCGGCCTCGCCGACTTCGCCCGCGAGCTGCGCGACCTCGGCGTCGAGCTGCTCTCCACCGGCGGCACCGCGAAGGCCCTGCGTGACGCCGGCCTGCCGGTCATCGACGTTTCCGAGTTCACCGGTGCTCCTGAACTCTTCGACGGCCGGGTGAAAACCCTCCACCCGAAGGTCCACGGCGGCCTGCTCCACCGCCGCGATGACAAGACCCACCTCGCCCAGGCGAAGGAACACGACATCCCGCCCATCGACCTGGTGGTCGTGAACCTTTATCCGTTCGAGGAAACCGTCGCGAAGCCTGACGTCACCCTGGAAGAGGCCATCGAGAACATCGACATCGGCGGACCTTCCATGCTGCGCAGCGCGGCGAAAAACCACTCCCACGTCACCGTCGTCGTTGATCCGTCCGACTACGCGAAGGTCATCGAGGAGATGAAGGAGAACAACAAGGAGACCACCAAGGGCTTCCGCGAGCAGCTCGCCGTGAAGGTCTTCCTCCGCACCTCACAATACGACGCGGCCATCAACAACTTCCTCGGCCAGTCCCGTCAGGGCACCCGCGCGAATTTCTCCCTCAACCTGCCGCTGGAGCAGGAACTCCGCTACGGCGACAACCCGCACCAGAAGTGCTCCCTCTACGGGAACTTCCGCCAGTTCTTCACCCAGGTGCAGGGCAAGGAACTCAGCTACACCAACGTCCTCGACATCGAGGCCGCCGCCGACCTCATCCTCGACTTCGTCCGCCCGACCGTCGGCATCCTCAAGCACACCAACCCATGCGGTGTCGGCCAGGATGACGAAAGCCTCAAGGTGGCCTGGCAGAAGGCCTTTGAAACCGACCGCCAGGCTCCATTCGGCGGCGTCATCGTGGTGAACCGCCCGCTCACCCTGGAGCTGGCCCGCGTCATTTCCGAGATCTTCACCGACGTCATCATCGCCCCGGAGTTCGAGGCGGACGCCCGCGCCCTTCTCCAGAAGAAGAAGAACCTGCGCCTGATGAAGATGAACGACGGCTACCTGGCGGAGAAAAAAGGCTCCGTCATCCGTTCCTGCCCGGGCGGCCTCATGGTCATGGACCGCGACCACACCGCGCTGGGCCTGGACAACCTGGAGTCCAAGGTCGTCACCAAGCGTCCGCCGACGGAGGAGGAAATGCGCGCCATGCGCTTCGGCTGGCGCATCGTGAAGCACGTGAAGTCCAACGCCATCGTCTATACCAAGTCCGACCGCACGCTCGGCATCGGTGCGGGCCAGATGAGCCGCGTGGACAGCTCCCGCATCGCCGTCTGGAAGGCGCGCGAGGCCGGTCTGGACCTGAAAGGCTCCATCGTCGCCTCCGACGCCATGTTCCCCTTCGCGGACGGCCTGCAGTCCGCCATCGACGCCGGTGCCACCGCCTGCATCCAGCCGGGTGGCTCCATCCGTGACGAGGAAGTCATCGCCGCCGCCGACGCCGCGGGCATGGCCATGATCTTCACCGGCCACCGCCATTTCCGCCATTGA
- a CDS encoding PEP-CTERM sorting domain-containing protein — translation MKPICSAGIFMLAMSALSQAATYSFTTSAEYDANFREVVSGGSIGHNAGGYVSNTGVNQTVVVAYDTDGAGPGTTLYPVTLGTTLSMSADVTMNEAGSFGIFFSGVGGGTTYLALFNITTGGDQFRFFSGGSLATGAAGTQDFTDNSTNPMNLGESGNISASFEVLAVDGVRISMTANGQTFSRDYTGITLPPQVEIAFRTYNPAGATLGTQIDNLVVTDPIPEPSAIGLAALGMVGLAARRRR, via the coding sequence ATGAAACCCATCTGTTCAGCCGGAATTTTCATGCTCGCGATGAGCGCCTTGTCGCAGGCCGCCACGTATTCGTTCACGACGTCCGCTGAATATGACGCGAATTTCCGGGAAGTGGTGAGTGGAGGGTCCATCGGTCACAACGCCGGGGGCTACGTCAGCAACACGGGCGTGAACCAGACGGTGGTGGTGGCCTATGATACGGACGGTGCCGGGCCGGGGACCACGCTCTATCCCGTGACGCTCGGCACCACGCTGTCGATGTCAGCGGACGTGACGATGAATGAGGCGGGGTCGTTCGGTATCTTTTTCTCCGGTGTCGGCGGAGGCACCACGTATCTGGCGCTGTTCAACATCACCACGGGCGGCGACCAGTTCAGGTTCTTCAGCGGCGGGTCGTTGGCCACGGGCGCGGCGGGAACCCAGGACTTTACGGACAACTCGACGAACCCGATGAATCTGGGCGAATCCGGCAACATCAGCGCCTCCTTCGAGGTTCTGGCGGTGGATGGTGTCCGCATCTCGATGACGGCGAACGGACAGACCTTTTCCAGGGACTACACCGGGATCACCCTGCCTCCCCAAGTGGAGATCGCCTTCCGCACCTACAACCCCGCCGGTGCCACCCTTGGCACCCAGATCGACAATCTGGTGGTGACCGACCCCATCCCGGAGCCGTCCGCCATCGGGCTGGCCGCCCTGGGCATGGTGGGGCTGGCGGCAAGGCGCCGGAGGTGA
- a CDS encoding PEP-CTERM sorting domain-containing protein (PEP-CTERM proteins occur, often in large numbers, in the proteomes of bacteria that also encode an exosortase, a predicted intramembrane cysteine proteinase. The presence of a PEP-CTERM domain at a protein's C-terminus predicts cleavage within the sorting domain, followed by covalent anchoring to some some component of the (usually Gram-negative) cell surface. Many PEP-CTERM proteins exhibit an unusual sequence composition that includes large numbers of potential glycosylation sites. Expression of one such protein has been shown restore the ability of a bacterium to form floc, a type of biofilm.), with the protein MKRLILTSLISSFPIFSASAAGVFYSFDTEMDGTGVFDGDQVAKTVDATANDGFGAVSMSYTGTVHPTGMAGGAASFTAFDGTTWDGSGGTGTPGRSLGFNPSSTGNSFSMTFSTLSLSNLALRMNIRAGASSGSNIGGFSSFTYSINGGAPVNVGADLSFTTATSFQVWTADLSALTGGAIDDNSEVTLNWTIGDLSSARSLRVDNLQITAVPEPSGGLLAGLAASTLLVRRRRK; encoded by the coding sequence ATGAAGCGCCTCATCCTCACCAGCCTGATCTCTTCTTTTCCAATCTTTTCCGCCTCCGCCGCCGGGGTCTTCTATTCGTTCGACACCGAGATGGATGGGACCGGCGTCTTTGACGGTGATCAGGTGGCGAAGACGGTGGATGCGACGGCCAATGACGGATTTGGCGCGGTTTCGATGTCATATACCGGAACCGTCCACCCCACGGGCATGGCGGGCGGGGCCGCCAGCTTCACCGCATTTGATGGGACCACATGGGATGGCTCAGGTGGCACGGGAACGCCGGGACGTTCCCTGGGGTTCAATCCGTCCAGCACCGGAAATTCCTTCAGCATGACATTCTCGACGCTCTCGCTGTCGAACCTGGCACTGAGGATGAACATCCGGGCGGGAGCGTCCAGCGGGTCGAACATCGGTGGATTTTCCTCCTTCACCTATTCGATCAATGGTGGGGCCCCGGTGAACGTCGGGGCCGACCTCAGCTTCACCACCGCGACCAGCTTCCAGGTCTGGACGGCGGATCTGTCCGCGCTGACCGGCGGAGCGATCGACGATAACAGCGAGGTGACGTTGAACTGGACCATCGGTGACCTCAGCTCCGCGCGGAGCCTGCGTGTGGACAACCTTCAGATCACCGCGGTGCCGGAGCCGTCCGGTGGGCTGCTGGCCGGGCTGGCCGCATCCACCCTGCTGGTGCGCCGGAGGCGGAAGTAA
- the gatA gene encoding Asp-tRNA(Asn)/Glu-tRNA(Gln) amidotransferase subunit GatA, translating to MTITSLRQQLVSGETTPAAALEKLAGEIAARDGVTGAYLSHDLKAALAEAADADLSLPLGGVPIAIKDNMNVLGQPCTCASKFLENYRAPYNATVITKLRAAGAIPFGRTNMDEFAMGSATENSALGKTLNPAAPGRIPGGSSGGSAAAVADRTAIAALGSDTGGSIRQPASHCGVVGLKPSYGRVSRYGLVAFASSLDQIGTFTHSVEDAALVLQAIAGYDPADSTSLDEPVPDYSANLHAGVKGLKIGLPKEYFGEGIDPGVLKLIHAAADKLKDQGAELVEISLPHTEYAVATYYVIAPAEASSNLSRFDGIRYGHRAANPADIIDLYKKSREEGFGDEVKRRIILGTYVLSSGYYDAYYSRAQKVRTLIRRDFETAFQTVDAILSPVAPAPARKLGAAGNDPLQDYLADIYTIAANLAGIPAISVPAGTVDYDGDTNLPVGVQLLGPHLGEAKLLQIAKAVE from the coding sequence ATGACCATCACCTCCCTTCGCCAACAGCTCGTTTCCGGCGAAACCACACCCGCCGCCGCCCTGGAAAAACTCGCCGGTGAGATCGCCGCGCGCGACGGCGTGACCGGCGCCTACCTTTCCCATGACCTCAAGGCCGCGCTGGCGGAGGCTGCGGACGCGGACCTTTCCCTGCCGCTGGGCGGCGTGCCCATCGCCATCAAGGACAACATGAACGTGCTGGGCCAGCCGTGCACCTGCGCCTCGAAGTTCCTGGAAAACTACCGCGCGCCCTACAACGCCACCGTCATCACCAAGCTGCGCGCCGCCGGGGCCATCCCCTTCGGCCGGACGAACATGGATGAGTTCGCCATGGGTTCCGCGACGGAGAACTCCGCGCTCGGAAAGACGCTCAACCCCGCCGCCCCGGGCCGCATCCCCGGGGGTTCCTCCGGTGGCAGCGCCGCCGCCGTCGCGGACCGCACCGCCATCGCCGCGCTCGGCTCGGACACCGGCGGGTCCATCCGCCAGCCAGCGTCCCACTGCGGCGTGGTCGGCCTGAAGCCGTCCTACGGCCGCGTTTCCCGCTACGGGCTGGTCGCCTTCGCCTCCTCGCTCGACCAGATCGGCACGTTCACCCACTCCGTGGAGGACGCCGCGCTGGTGCTGCAGGCCATCGCCGGATACGACCCCGCGGACTCCACCAGCCTCGATGAGCCGGTGCCGGACTACTCCGCGAACCTGCACGCGGGCGTGAAGGGCCTGAAGATCGGCCTGCCTAAGGAATACTTCGGCGAGGGCATCGACCCCGGCGTGCTGAAGCTCATCCACGCCGCTGCTGACAAGCTGAAGGACCAGGGCGCGGAGCTGGTGGAAATCTCCCTGCCACACACGGAATACGCCGTCGCCACCTACTACGTCATCGCCCCGGCGGAGGCATCGTCGAACCTTTCCCGGTTCGATGGCATCCGCTACGGCCACCGCGCCGCGAACCCCGCAGACATCATCGACCTTTACAAGAAGTCCCGCGAGGAAGGCTTCGGCGACGAGGTGAAGCGCCGCATCATCCTGGGCACCTACGTCCTTTCCTCCGGCTACTATGACGCCTACTACAGCCGCGCGCAGAAGGTCCGCACGCTGATCCGCCGCGACTTCGAGACCGCCTTCCAGACCGTGGACGCCATCCTTTCACCCGTCGCCCCCGCCCCGGCGCGGAAGCTCGGCGCGGCCGGAAATGATCCGCTGCAGGACTACCTGGCGGACATCTACACCATCGCCGCGAACCTGGCAGGCATCCCCGCCATCTCCGTGCCGGCAGGCACCGTGGACTACGACGGCGACACCAACCTGCCCGTCGGCGTCCAGCTCCTCGGCCCGCACCTCGGTGAGGCCAAGCTGCTGCAGATCGCCAAGGCGGTGGAGTGA
- the gatC gene encoding Asp-tRNA(Asn)/Glu-tRNA(Gln) amidotransferase subunit GatC has protein sequence MSQPAIEVKRIAELARLELTPDEIAKFQPQLEKILGHVETLTMLDVSGVEATSYSAPIFGHMRDDVPHESLSPEAVLQNAPDQAQGQIRVPKVVADA, from the coding sequence ATGTCGCAGCCCGCCATCGAAGTCAAACGGATCGCCGAACTGGCCCGTCTCGAGCTGACCCCAGACGAAATCGCGAAGTTCCAGCCGCAGCTTGAGAAAATCCTCGGCCACGTGGAGACGCTCACCATGCTGGACGTCAGCGGTGTGGAGGCGACGTCCTACTCCGCCCCCATCTTCGGCCACATGCGGGATGACGTCCCGCACGAAAGCCTCTCCCCGGAAGCCGTCCTGCAGAACGCCCCGGACCAGGCCCAGGGCCAAATCCGCGTGCCGAAGGTCGTGGCGGATGCCTGA
- a CDS encoding sugar phosphate isomerase/epimerase has translation MKIQLLSLFALVAGALCASAETFSESVGLQLYSLRDQFKKDVPGTMEWVGKQGFKEVELATTYGLGAEEFLALLKKNGLTAIAGHYPYDRYKSEPEKVAAEAKALGLKYAGVAWIPHKDGFDEQDTRDAAEVFNKAGAALKKEGIQFYYHIHGYEFHKHGDGTLFDLLIELTDKDNVAYQLDTLWAVLPDQDPVALLKKYGSRWQLMHLKDLKKGIALGNHSGGTDVKNDVPLGTGQMDWPAILKAAKEAGVKYYFIEDESPSSVEQIPQSVEYLKTVKW, from the coding sequence ATGAAAATCCAACTGTTGTCATTGTTCGCGCTGGTCGCCGGTGCGCTGTGCGCCTCCGCGGAGACGTTTTCGGAATCCGTGGGCCTGCAGCTCTACTCGCTGAGGGACCAGTTCAAGAAGGACGTCCCCGGCACCATGGAGTGGGTGGGCAAGCAGGGCTTCAAGGAAGTCGAGCTGGCCACCACCTACGGCCTGGGTGCGGAGGAGTTCCTCGCGCTGCTCAAAAAGAACGGCCTCACCGCCATCGCCGGGCACTATCCGTATGACCGCTACAAGAGCGAGCCGGAGAAAGTCGCCGCCGAGGCGAAGGCGCTGGGCCTGAAATACGCCGGTGTGGCGTGGATCCCGCACAAGGACGGCTTCGACGAGCAGGACACCCGGGACGCAGCGGAGGTCTTCAACAAGGCGGGCGCCGCGCTGAAGAAGGAGGGCATCCAGTTCTACTACCACATCCACGGCTATGAGTTCCACAAGCACGGCGACGGCACCCTGTTCGACCTGCTGATTGAGCTGACGGACAAGGACAACGTCGCCTACCAGCTCGATACCCTGTGGGCCGTCCTGCCGGACCAGGACCCCGTCGCCCTGCTGAAAAAGTACGGTTCCCGCTGGCAGCTCATGCACCTGAAGGACCTCAAGAAAGGCATCGCGCTGGGCAACCACTCCGGCGGCACGGACGTTAAGAACGACGTCCCCCTCGGCACCGGCCAGATGGACTGGCCCGCCATCCTCAAGGCGGCCAAGGAAGCCGGCGTGAAATACTACTTCATCGAGGACGAATCCCCCTCCTCCGTGGAGCAGATCCCCCAGTCCGTGGAGTATCTGAAAACCGTGAAATGGTGA
- the proC gene encoding pyrroline-5-carboxylate reductase — protein sequence MKLGVIGCGKMGTALVEGAVKAGVTKAADITGCDPFPAAREAFVKSTGASIAGSAAGVASASEVILLATKPQDIAGALSDIAGAAAGKPLLVISIAAGVTLAALEDAAPENLRIIRAMPNTPALVGKGAAGYCLGSRATAEDAAAAEALLGAVGLAVRVPEKLMDAVTGLSGSGPAYVYLVIEALADGGVKAGLPRADAIRLAAQTVAGAAAMVLETGEHPAVLKDMVTSPGGTTIAGLAALENAGVRSGFISAVDAATRRATELGAK from the coding sequence ATGAAACTCGGTGTCATCGGTTGCGGGAAAATGGGGACGGCTCTGGTGGAGGGCGCGGTGAAGGCCGGCGTCACAAAGGCCGCGGACATCACCGGCTGCGATCCATTTCCCGCCGCCCGGGAGGCTTTCGTGAAATCGACAGGGGCCTCCATCGCCGGCAGTGCCGCCGGTGTGGCGTCCGCCAGTGAGGTCATCCTGCTGGCGACCAAGCCGCAGGACATCGCCGGGGCGCTTTCGGACATCGCCGGTGCCGCCGCGGGCAAGCCGTTGCTGGTCATTTCCATCGCCGCCGGGGTGACCTTGGCGGCCCTGGAAGACGCGGCTCCGGAGAACCTGCGGATCATCCGCGCGATGCCGAACACCCCGGCCCTGGTGGGCAAGGGGGCGGCGGGTTATTGCCTCGGCTCCCGCGCCACGGCGGAGGACGCGGCGGCGGCGGAGGCCCTGCTCGGCGCCGTCGGTCTCGCGGTCCGCGTTCCTGAGAAGCTGATGGATGCCGTGACCGGACTCTCCGGCAGTGGTCCGGCGTATGTCTATCTGGTCATCGAGGCGCTGGCGGATGGTGGCGTGAAAGCCGGGCTGCCCCGTGCGGATGCCATCCGGCTCGCCGCGCAGACGGTCGCCGGAGCGGCGGCCATGGTGCTGGAGACGGGTGAACACCCCGCGGTGCTGAAGGACATGGTCACCTCTCCCGGCGGCACGACCATCGCCGGACTGGCGGCGCTCGAAAATGCCGGAGTCCGCAGCGGGTTCATCAGCGCGGTGGATGCCGCCACCCGCCGGGCCACCGAACTGGGCGCGAAGTAG